In Rhodothermus marinus DSM 4252, a single genomic region encodes these proteins:
- the gatC gene encoding Asp-tRNA(Asn)/Glu-tRNA(Gln) amidotransferase subunit GatC encodes MAISVEEVRYIARLARLEFSEEEERMLAEQMGEVLDYVAKLNELDTRDVPPMSHVLDLYNVFREDVVEQRISHEDALRNAPDADSDYFRVPKVIE; translated from the coding sequence ATGGCAATTTCCGTCGAAGAAGTCCGCTACATTGCCCGGCTGGCCCGCCTGGAGTTCTCGGAAGAAGAGGAGCGGATGCTGGCCGAACAGATGGGCGAGGTCCTGGACTACGTGGCCAAGCTGAACGAGCTGGATACGCGCGACGTCCCGCCCATGTCGCACGTGCTGGACCTGTACAACGTCTTCCGGGAGGACGTCGTCGAACAGCGCATTTCGCACGAGGACGCGCTGCGCAACGCACCCGATGCCGACAGCGACTACTTCCGGGTGCCCAAGGTGATCGAATAA
- a CDS encoding YfhO family protein has product MAASARSSRSRKASTVALPAWHGLWDRLPERHRHLICLLLLLALSLAFFAPIHFGGKRLIGSDTVNWRAMAQSVIAYRDSTGTEPLWATNAFAGMPAYMISYPAKVPQVDSLLNWLRGFLWPTSHFFFLLAGTYWLVVYLTRRQWAGMLAAVAYGLTTYIPIILKAGHNSKFIALCFAPWLVLAFVHGLRRPRLLSGLLFAVVLAANLRAGHVQITYYVAFLLGLWWLVEGVAAWREGRPAVFGQATGWLALGSMLALLMIAQPYWPVYEYKQYTIRGGSEATGGGDGLDWDYAMGWSQAPGELVTLLIADAYGGGSPTYWGPKPFTEGPHYVGGIVLWLALLALWRRRGRTAWILGAGTLLMILFSLGSYFPLLNRFMFEHFPLFDAFRVPETWLSTAALVLALLAALGGGWLLEQQPERSRTLRPAYQVWLGLVGLVLVLWLARGSLFSFERPGEVEQIARQVAAANNVAPDDPRLLQAVRQYVAEQRTVRSNLFGRDAQRTLVFLLLAGGLLWLYDRQRLPGWGLMAGLTLLVTIDLWGVGRRHLNEEVLTDAREATDLIPTYSFDRFLLERQREAGGPGHFRVLSLESGNPMTNARPSYYHESIGGYHGAKLRLFQDYIDHLFVDPATGLPRSRALDLLSVRYVVVPAGASLPGMRVVFEDERWRVLENPSALPRAFLVGRYEVVPDLTAHRQRLLDPALDLRQTVLLREDPGIEVTPIDSTSTASVRLVRFGPREIVWEVATDAPRLLVVDEVYYPAGWHATVDGQPAPILQANYLLRAVPVPAGTHTVVMRFDPASHVWGVRIAALATLLAYGGVLLLLGLGWYRQRRKG; this is encoded by the coding sequence ATGGCTGCTTCGGCCCGCTCGTCCCGCTCCCGGAAGGCGTCCACGGTCGCCCTGCCGGCCTGGCATGGCCTCTGGGATCGCCTTCCGGAACGGCATCGGCATCTGATCTGCCTGCTGTTGCTGCTGGCGCTCTCGCTGGCCTTTTTTGCGCCGATTCATTTCGGGGGTAAGCGGCTGATCGGCAGCGATACGGTCAACTGGCGGGCCATGGCCCAGTCGGTCATCGCCTATCGCGATTCGACGGGCACCGAACCGCTCTGGGCCACGAATGCGTTCGCCGGCATGCCGGCCTATATGATTTCCTATCCGGCAAAGGTGCCCCAGGTCGATAGCCTGCTGAACTGGCTGCGAGGCTTTCTGTGGCCGACCTCCCATTTCTTCTTTCTGCTGGCCGGTACCTACTGGCTGGTGGTCTATCTGACGCGCCGACAATGGGCGGGCATGCTGGCGGCCGTGGCCTACGGACTGACCACCTACATTCCGATCATTCTGAAAGCAGGACACAACTCGAAATTCATCGCGCTCTGTTTTGCGCCCTGGCTGGTGCTGGCTTTTGTGCATGGGTTGCGGCGGCCCCGGTTGCTGTCGGGCCTGTTGTTTGCCGTGGTGCTGGCCGCCAACCTGCGGGCCGGGCACGTGCAGATCACGTACTACGTGGCGTTTCTGCTGGGGCTCTGGTGGCTGGTGGAAGGCGTGGCCGCCTGGCGCGAAGGACGTCCGGCCGTATTCGGACAGGCGACGGGCTGGCTCGCGCTGGGAAGCATGCTGGCGCTGCTGATGATTGCCCAGCCCTACTGGCCGGTCTACGAGTACAAACAGTACACGATCCGGGGTGGAAGCGAAGCCACCGGAGGGGGCGACGGGCTGGACTGGGACTATGCGATGGGCTGGAGCCAGGCGCCCGGCGAACTCGTCACGCTGCTGATTGCCGACGCCTACGGGGGCGGCAGCCCCACCTACTGGGGGCCCAAGCCGTTCACCGAGGGGCCGCACTACGTGGGCGGTATCGTGCTCTGGCTGGCCCTGCTGGCGCTCTGGCGTCGGCGGGGGCGCACCGCCTGGATCCTGGGCGCCGGCACGCTGCTGATGATCCTGTTCTCGCTGGGCAGCTACTTTCCGCTGCTCAACCGCTTCATGTTCGAGCATTTCCCGCTGTTCGATGCCTTTCGGGTACCGGAAACCTGGCTGAGCACGGCGGCTCTGGTACTGGCCCTGCTGGCCGCACTGGGCGGCGGCTGGCTGCTCGAACAGCAGCCGGAGCGGTCGCGGACGCTGCGGCCGGCCTACCAGGTGTGGCTGGGGCTGGTCGGACTGGTACTGGTGCTCTGGTTGGCGCGGGGCAGCCTGTTTTCCTTTGAGCGACCGGGCGAAGTGGAACAGATCGCCCGGCAGGTGGCCGCCGCCAACAACGTGGCCCCGGACGATCCGCGTCTGCTGCAGGCGGTGCGACAGTACGTGGCCGAGCAGCGGACGGTACGCTCCAACCTGTTCGGTCGCGATGCACAGCGCACGCTGGTATTTCTGCTGCTGGCCGGCGGATTGCTCTGGCTCTACGACCGGCAGCGGCTGCCCGGCTGGGGGCTGATGGCCGGACTGACCCTGCTGGTAACGATCGACCTGTGGGGCGTGGGGCGACGCCACCTGAACGAGGAGGTGCTGACGGACGCCCGGGAAGCCACCGATCTGATCCCCACCTATTCGTTCGATCGTTTTCTGCTGGAGCGGCAACGGGAGGCCGGAGGACCGGGCCACTTCCGGGTGCTGTCGCTCGAAAGCGGTAACCCCATGACGAACGCCCGGCCGTCCTACTATCACGAGTCGATCGGCGGCTACCACGGCGCCAAGCTGCGGCTGTTTCAGGATTACATCGACCACCTGTTCGTCGATCCGGCGACCGGACTGCCGCGGTCGCGGGCACTGGATCTGTTGAGCGTGCGCTACGTGGTGGTACCGGCCGGCGCCTCGCTGCCCGGCATGCGCGTGGTGTTCGAGGACGAGCGCTGGCGCGTGCTGGAGAACCCCTCGGCGCTACCCCGGGCGTTTCTGGTGGGGCGGTATGAAGTGGTACCCGATCTGACAGCCCACCGGCAGCGGCTCTTGGATCCGGCGCTGGATCTGCGCCAGACCGTGCTGCTGCGCGAGGACCCCGGGATCGAAGTGACGCCCATCGATTCGACCAGCACGGCTTCGGTGCGGCTGGTGCGCTTCGGTCCCCGCGAGATCGTCTGGGAGGTGGCCACCGACGCGCCGCGGCTGCTGGTGGTGGACGAGGTGTATTATCCGGCCGGGTGGCATGCCACGGTAGACGGCCAGCCCGCCCCGATCCTGCAGGCCAACTATCTGCTTCGGGCCGTGCCGGTGCCGGCCGGCACGCACACCGTGGTGATGCGCTTCGATCCGGCCAGTCACGTCTGGGGCGTGCGAATCGCCGCGCTGGCGACCCTGCTGGCGTACGGGGGCGTCCTGTTGCTGCTGGGACTGGGCTGGTATCGACAGAGGCGGAAAGGATGA
- a CDS encoding glycosyltransferase → MSRSGKRWVLLVTYYFPPAGGAAVQRFLKFARYLPQHGWQPVVLTVRPEDAAYPSRDPELLEEVPPDVPVIRTRAWDPYAAYARLLGQRKEEAVSVGFAGRPHRSWKERLARWIRANLFLPDARVGWVPFALRALPRLLRRYPIEAVVTTGPPHSTHLIGYRAHRRYGLPWVADLRDPWTGIDYYEMLPMTRWARRLDAWLERRVLQAASHRVVVTPAMQRTLEARGLPSVLIPNGFDPADFEGLQPRPSEHFWVTYAGSMNPARNPEALWQALRSLNDATQLRVRLIGTVDASIHQTIAHHRLADRVEVLPFLPHRQVLQYLLDSALLLLVVNRVAGNAWIVTSKLYEYLGAGRPVLGIGPVAGDAAAVLRETKAGEMFDYDDVEGIAAYLRRHYEAWAAGRPLPGAPPELARRYSRPYLAGELARLLEEVTRAEPCVSAAS, encoded by the coding sequence ATGAGTCGGTCGGGGAAGCGGTGGGTGCTGCTGGTCACGTATTACTTTCCGCCGGCGGGTGGGGCGGCCGTGCAGCGGTTTTTGAAGTTCGCGCGCTATCTGCCGCAGCATGGCTGGCAGCCGGTGGTGCTGACCGTTCGCCCCGAGGACGCCGCCTATCCGTCGCGCGACCCGGAATTGCTGGAGGAAGTGCCGCCCGACGTGCCGGTGATCCGTACGCGTGCCTGGGATCCGTATGCCGCCTACGCGCGCCTGCTGGGCCAGCGTAAGGAGGAAGCGGTAAGCGTGGGCTTTGCCGGACGGCCCCACCGGAGCTGGAAGGAACGACTGGCCCGCTGGATCCGGGCGAATCTGTTTCTGCCGGACGCCCGCGTGGGCTGGGTGCCGTTTGCCCTGCGGGCGCTGCCCCGGCTGCTCCGGCGGTATCCGATCGAAGCCGTGGTGACGACCGGGCCGCCGCATTCGACGCATCTGATCGGCTACCGGGCACACCGGCGCTACGGGCTACCCTGGGTGGCCGACCTGCGCGACCCCTGGACCGGCATCGATTATTACGAAATGCTTCCTATGACGCGCTGGGCGCGTCGGCTGGATGCCTGGCTGGAACGTCGGGTGCTGCAGGCGGCCTCGCATCGCGTGGTAGTAACACCGGCCATGCAACGGACGCTGGAAGCACGCGGCCTGCCGTCCGTGTTGATTCCGAACGGCTTCGATCCGGCCGACTTCGAGGGGTTGCAGCCGCGGCCTTCTGAGCACTTCTGGGTGACCTACGCCGGCAGCATGAATCCGGCGCGCAATCCGGAAGCGCTCTGGCAGGCGCTGCGAAGCCTGAACGATGCCACGCAGCTCCGGGTGCGGTTGATCGGAACGGTGGACGCCTCCATTCATCAGACGATTGCACATCACAGACTGGCCGACAGGGTGGAGGTGCTGCCCTTTCTGCCGCATCGGCAGGTGCTCCAGTACCTGCTCGACAGCGCCTTGCTGCTGCTCGTGGTCAACCGCGTGGCCGGGAATGCCTGGATCGTTACGAGCAAGTTGTACGAATATCTCGGAGCCGGGCGGCCCGTGCTGGGCATCGGTCCGGTAGCGGGCGACGCGGCGGCCGTGCTGCGCGAAACGAAGGCCGGGGAGATGTTCGACTACGACGACGTGGAAGGCATCGCCGCCTACCTGCGCCGGCATTACGAGGCGTGGGCGGCCGGGCGACCGCTGCCGGGTGCTCCGCCCGAGCTGGCCCGACGCTACAGCCGTCCCTATCTTGCCGGCGAGCTGGCCCGCCTGCTGGAAGAAGTAACCCGCGCCGAGCCATGCGTGTCTGCAGCATCGTAG
- the wecB gene encoding non-hydrolyzing UDP-N-acetylglucosamine 2-epimerase has product MRVCSIVGARPQFIKAAMVSRALAEAGIEEVLIHTGQHYDVNMDRVFFEELGLPAPRVHLGVGSGTHAEQTGLMMIRLEAALRDMRPAPDWVLIYGDTNSTLAGALVAAKLQLPLAHVEAGLRSFNRAMPEEINRVVADHLSQLLFAPTPTAVENLRREGITQGVHLTGDVMEEAVRRYAEIARRRVPLASLTAHAPGTYYVATVHRAENTDDPVRLQGIFEGLGRLALPVILPLHPRTRARLDGGIRVPANIELREPVGYLAMLTLVQHARAVLTDSGGLQKEAVWLGVPCITLRDETEWVETLEGGWNQLVGADPDRIVAAVQRRPERPSAFCRDQFASQRIAELLQQVAG; this is encoded by the coding sequence ATGCGTGTCTGCAGCATCGTAGGAGCACGTCCCCAGTTCATCAAAGCGGCCATGGTGAGCCGGGCGCTGGCCGAAGCCGGCATCGAAGAGGTGTTGATCCACACGGGTCAGCACTACGACGTGAACATGGACCGCGTCTTTTTCGAAGAGCTGGGGCTGCCAGCGCCCCGTGTGCATCTGGGGGTGGGCTCCGGTACGCATGCCGAGCAGACCGGACTGATGATGATCCGGCTGGAGGCGGCCTTGCGCGACATGCGTCCGGCGCCCGACTGGGTGCTGATCTATGGCGACACGAACAGCACGCTGGCCGGTGCCCTCGTGGCGGCCAAGCTGCAGCTGCCGCTGGCTCATGTGGAGGCCGGACTGCGCTCGTTCAACCGGGCCATGCCCGAAGAGATCAACCGCGTGGTGGCCGACCATCTGTCGCAGCTGCTGTTTGCGCCGACGCCCACGGCCGTCGAAAACCTGCGGCGCGAGGGCATCACGCAGGGCGTACACCTGACCGGCGACGTGATGGAAGAGGCCGTCCGCCGCTATGCCGAAATTGCACGCCGTCGGGTGCCGCTGGCGTCGCTGACCGCTCATGCGCCGGGCACCTACTATGTGGCGACCGTGCACCGCGCCGAGAACACGGACGACCCGGTTCGGCTGCAGGGAATCTTTGAGGGTCTGGGACGGCTCGCGCTGCCCGTTATTCTTCCACTCCATCCGCGCACACGCGCCCGTCTGGACGGAGGCATCCGGGTGCCGGCCAATATCGAACTCCGGGAACCGGTGGGCTATCTGGCCATGCTGACGCTTGTGCAACATGCCCGTGCCGTGTTGACCGACTCGGGCGGGCTGCAGAAAGAAGCCGTCTGGCTGGGCGTGCCCTGCATCACGCTGCGCGACGAGACCGAGTGGGTGGAAACACTCGAAGGTGGCTGGAATCAACTGGTCGGGGCCGACCCGGATCGCATTGTGGCCGCCGTCCAGCGCCGTCCCGAAAGGCCTTCCGCTTTCTGCCGGGACCAATTCGCCAGCCAGCGCATTGCCGAACTGCTGCAGCAAGTTGCCGGATGA
- a CDS encoding glycosyltransferase family 4 protein, which translates to MKPRLLFIYLHPSPFVLDDLAVLEAHYEVHPFHFDVQRVRTPGGMLRMLRAQRTWLRRELPEAALVLGWFVDYHMVLPVRMARRRKIPVAVVLGGFDSRCLPELSDGVFCSRWRAPLARYVYRNASLLLPVVASLMEMPATPWTGNRPQGVRAWVPGLSTPFRVVPTGYDPEQWPPGPAERPPVVRTVAFVGSERVLHCKGIDLLLAAAAHLPEVQFEVVGVTPEMQRIVRERYAPSPNVRLREPVPRTALPAIYGETSVYAQLSRAEGLPNALCEAMLCGCVPVGSPVFGIPEAIGDAGFIVERPEVGAVVDALRRALQCDARWRTRARARILQLYPKARRIRELIASLEALRQIRNG; encoded by the coding sequence ATGAAGCCCCGTCTTCTCTTCATCTATCTGCATCCGAGCCCGTTCGTGCTGGACGACCTGGCGGTGCTGGAGGCACACTACGAGGTGCATCCGTTTCATTTCGACGTACAGCGGGTGCGTACTCCGGGTGGAATGCTGCGCATGCTACGCGCACAGCGGACGTGGCTGCGGCGTGAGCTGCCCGAAGCAGCGCTGGTGCTGGGCTGGTTTGTGGACTACCACATGGTGCTGCCGGTACGGATGGCCCGGCGCCGAAAGATTCCGGTGGCCGTTGTGCTGGGGGGATTCGACAGCCGCTGCCTGCCAGAGCTGAGCGACGGGGTGTTCTGCAGTCGCTGGCGGGCGCCGCTGGCCCGATACGTCTATCGCAACGCGTCGCTGCTGCTGCCGGTCGTCGCTTCGCTCATGGAAATGCCGGCCACGCCCTGGACCGGCAATCGGCCGCAGGGCGTGCGAGCCTGGGTGCCCGGGCTGAGCACGCCGTTCCGGGTCGTCCCCACCGGTTACGATCCGGAGCAGTGGCCGCCCGGTCCTGCGGAGCGCCCGCCGGTGGTGCGGACCGTTGCTTTTGTCGGCTCGGAGCGGGTGCTGCACTGTAAGGGAATCGATCTGCTGCTGGCGGCTGCGGCGCATCTGCCGGAGGTGCAGTTTGAGGTGGTGGGTGTGACGCCCGAGATGCAGCGGATCGTTCGGGAGCGGTATGCTCCGTCGCCGAACGTCCGACTCCGGGAGCCGGTACCTCGTACGGCGCTTCCGGCCATCTACGGCGAGACGTCCGTGTACGCGCAGCTTTCCCGCGCCGAAGGATTGCCCAATGCGCTGTGCGAGGCCATGCTGTGCGGGTGCGTTCCGGTGGGCAGTCCGGTGTTCGGAATCCCGGAAGCCATTGGCGACGCCGGCTTCATTGTGGAGCGTCCGGAGGTCGGGGCCGTGGTGGACGCCCTCCGTCGGGCGTTGCAGTGCGATGCGCGCTGGCGAACGCGAGCCCGGGCGCGCATCCTGCAGTTGTACCCGAAAGCGCGAAGAATTCGTGAGTTAATAGCCAGCCTGGAGGCGCTTCGGCAGATCCGAAACGGTTGA
- a CDS encoding glycosyltransferase, giving the protein MADERPTVSVVIAAYNAERWIAGAIRSVLGQDYPVLEVIVVDDGSTDATREVVAPFQEPVRYVFQENAGSAAARNHGIRLARGELVAFLDADDLWLPGKLAAQVACLQAHPDCGWCYTDAWLVDASTRSKKVRLSQLAAMPEGWVLEALLLSNFVPFSSALVRREALEAVGGFREGPDRRISEDWDLWLRIAAHYPVCRVAEPLVLIRDHADRKTGTAALDELVCARVRIVEEAVARHPELRRLRRVALAGIYEGAGRKALVRGHRAQARRLLGRAVQMDPGRLRRWGYWLAAWMPAAVRRLAGRLRSWWWQRTHANVNA; this is encoded by the coding sequence ATGGCGGACGAGCGGCCCACGGTCAGCGTGGTGATTGCGGCCTACAACGCCGAGCGCTGGATTGCCGGGGCAATCCGGAGTGTGCTCGGGCAGGATTACCCGGTGCTGGAGGTGATCGTGGTGGATGACGGCTCCACGGACGCGACGCGCGAAGTGGTCGCGCCGTTTCAGGAGCCGGTCCGCTACGTGTTTCAGGAAAATGCAGGCTCGGCGGCCGCCCGCAACCATGGCATTCGACTGGCCCGTGGGGAACTGGTGGCGTTTCTGGACGCCGACGACCTCTGGTTGCCGGGCAAACTCGCCGCCCAGGTAGCCTGCCTGCAGGCACACCCGGATTGTGGCTGGTGCTATACGGATGCCTGGCTGGTGGACGCATCGACCCGGAGCAAAAAAGTGCGGCTCAGCCAGCTTGCCGCCATGCCCGAAGGATGGGTGCTGGAGGCGCTGTTGCTGAGCAACTTCGTGCCGTTTTCCAGCGCGCTGGTGCGTCGGGAGGCGCTGGAGGCGGTCGGTGGCTTTCGTGAAGGGCCGGATCGGCGGATCAGTGAAGACTGGGACCTCTGGCTGCGCATCGCAGCTCACTACCCTGTCTGTCGTGTAGCGGAGCCGCTGGTGCTGATCCGGGATCATGCTGACCGGAAGACCGGTACGGCTGCGCTGGACGAGCTGGTGTGTGCCCGCGTGCGCATCGTGGAAGAAGCGGTGGCGCGCCATCCCGAGTTGCGGCGGCTCCGTCGGGTGGCCCTGGCCGGCATCTACGAGGGAGCCGGACGCAAAGCGCTGGTTCGGGGACACCGGGCGCAGGCCAGACGGCTGCTGGGGCGCGCCGTGCAGATGGATCCGGGCAGGCTCCGCCGCTGGGGCTACTGGCTGGCCGCCTGGATGCCGGCCGCGGTGCGGCGCCTGGCCGGACGGCTCCGATCGTGGTGGTGGCAACGAACACACGCGAACGTGAACGCATGA
- a CDS encoding class I SAM-dependent methyltransferase, with the protein MKLPDGPLLMPVRKLYRAADRLYRRGLLAAGMRAFRRQPPGTLPSRRLLRALRKGWGNEVWSASEELLIGLMREAWKTPGPVLECGSGLSTLLLGAIGMRAGWEVWTLEHDAFWAEHVRQTLRRFGITNVHLLHAPLRDYGAFHWYDVPPERLPARFSLVLCDGPPGNTPGGRYGLLPVLGHRLSPSVVILLDDAGRPDERAIADRWTAELGGTMTIEGVQKPYARIEGPG; encoded by the coding sequence ATGAAGCTTCCTGATGGGCCGTTGTTGATGCCGGTGCGCAAACTGTACCGGGCGGCCGACCGGTTGTATCGCCGGGGGCTGCTCGCCGCGGGCATGCGGGCCTTCCGACGACAACCGCCCGGGACGTTGCCGTCCCGCCGCCTGCTACGCGCCCTGCGTAAAGGCTGGGGCAACGAAGTCTGGTCGGCCAGCGAGGAACTGCTGATCGGTCTGATGCGGGAAGCCTGGAAGACCCCGGGACCGGTGCTGGAGTGCGGTTCGGGACTGAGCACGCTGCTGCTGGGAGCGATCGGGATGCGGGCCGGCTGGGAGGTGTGGACGCTGGAACACGACGCCTTCTGGGCCGAACATGTGCGGCAGACGCTACGCCGCTTCGGAATTACGAACGTTCATCTCCTGCATGCGCCGCTTCGCGACTACGGGGCCTTTCACTGGTATGATGTGCCGCCCGAGAGGCTGCCCGCCCGCTTTTCGCTGGTGCTATGCGATGGGCCGCCGGGCAACACGCCGGGCGGCCGCTATGGTCTGCTGCCGGTGCTGGGCCACCGACTCAGCCCTTCGGTTGTTATTCTCCTGGATGATGCCGGGCGTCCGGATGAGCGGGCCATTGCAGACCGGTGGACGGCCGAACTCGGCGGCACGATGACCATTGAAGGCGTGCAGAAACCCTACGCCCGTATCGAAGGCCCCGGATGA
- a CDS encoding lipopolysaccharide biosynthesis protein: MSRTASQRTLSRLLRQGSVYALGNLLLKASGLLLAPLYLNTTLLPQAAYGYLVLLEATAQLLLPLLGLGLTTGLLKFATDPAQRDRQEAVPFTVLSVSLGVALLVLGLSWVVAPRLGTLLGQPDGAMILRLFGVYLAAKLLSGVPLAFLRLRERAALYTTAILLETALLIGGVYYFLAHAQLGLRGVVQAMALASGSSALVLVGGMVRVVPRRWDPRLVGALMRFGLPLALAGVALPVLHVGDRYLLGWLADPETVAVYGWAARLSGVLNMLLVQSFQLAFAVIGLKALGEQPEGEAALHRRTFRHYTIWGGWIALALSLGAYDVTALLASDAAYLKADPLVLPLSLGYLLFGLYNIFVNVLYAAGASRFIAWNVVAAGLLNVGLNLWWIPKLGAMGAALATVVAYGVLAGGAAWRALRVRPTTYPWRVLLLVLALVVGLALPGYMTTFWPPAMRLAVRALLILLYGPLVVALRLYRPEELREGWQWLRRQWRQMRTPTG; encoded by the coding sequence ATGAGTCGTACCGCCTCGCAGCGCACGCTGAGCCGCCTGCTCCGTCAGGGCAGCGTTTATGCGCTGGGAAATCTGCTGCTGAAAGCCAGCGGACTGCTGCTGGCCCCGCTCTATCTCAACACCACGCTGCTTCCGCAGGCGGCGTACGGCTATCTGGTGCTGCTGGAGGCCACGGCGCAGCTGCTGCTGCCGCTGCTGGGACTGGGGCTGACGACCGGGCTGCTCAAGTTCGCCACCGATCCGGCGCAGCGCGACCGGCAGGAAGCCGTGCCCTTCACCGTGCTGAGCGTCTCGCTGGGCGTGGCCCTGCTGGTGCTCGGGCTGAGCTGGGTGGTGGCACCCCGGTTGGGCACGCTGCTGGGCCAGCCGGACGGAGCGATGATTCTGCGCCTGTTCGGGGTGTACCTGGCCGCGAAGCTGCTGAGCGGCGTTCCGCTGGCGTTTCTGCGACTCCGGGAGCGGGCGGCGCTTTACACGACGGCCATATTGCTCGAGACGGCGCTGCTCATTGGCGGTGTGTACTACTTTCTGGCGCATGCGCAGCTGGGCCTCCGGGGCGTCGTGCAGGCCATGGCGCTGGCGTCCGGTAGCAGTGCGCTGGTGCTGGTGGGCGGTATGGTGCGCGTGGTGCCCCGGCGCTGGGATCCCCGTCTGGTGGGGGCGCTCATGCGCTTCGGGCTGCCGCTTGCGCTGGCCGGCGTGGCGCTGCCTGTGCTGCACGTGGGCGACCGCTACCTGCTGGGCTGGCTTGCCGATCCCGAGACGGTGGCCGTCTATGGCTGGGCGGCCCGCCTGAGCGGCGTGCTCAATATGCTGCTCGTGCAGAGTTTCCAGCTGGCTTTCGCCGTGATCGGCCTGAAAGCGCTGGGCGAGCAGCCGGAAGGCGAGGCGGCCCTGCACCGCCGGACGTTCCGGCACTACACGATCTGGGGCGGCTGGATTGCGCTGGCACTCTCGCTGGGCGCCTACGACGTGACGGCGTTGCTGGCATCGGATGCGGCCTACCTGAAGGCCGATCCGCTGGTACTGCCGCTGAGCCTGGGCTACCTGCTGTTCGGACTGTACAATATTTTCGTGAACGTACTCTATGCGGCCGGAGCGAGTCGCTTCATCGCCTGGAACGTCGTGGCGGCCGGGCTGCTGAACGTCGGGCTGAACCTGTGGTGGATTCCGAAGCTGGGGGCCATGGGGGCCGCACTGGCCACCGTCGTGGCCTACGGCGTACTGGCCGGAGGGGCCGCCTGGCGGGCGCTCCGGGTGCGTCCCACGACCTATCCCTGGCGGGTGCTGCTGCTTGTTCTGGCGCTGGTGGTAGGGCTGGCCCTGCCGGGTTATATGACCACCTTCTGGCCGCCAGCAATGCGTCTGGCAGTGCGGGCGTTGCTAATCTTGCTCTACGGGCCGCTGGTGGTGGCCCTGCGGCTCTATCGCCCGGAAGAACTCCGGGAAGGCTGGCAGTGGCTGCGCCGGCAATGGCGACAGATGCGAACGCCCACCGGATGA
- a CDS encoding histidine phosphatase family protein codes for MPATTLYFVRHGETDYNRNGIVQGRGVDAPLNERGRRQAEALARRFAAVPLDAIYASPLRRALETAEAVRRYHPEVPFYQLADLEEMDWGDLEGKPYAPPYDAKIRAIYERWRAGDYDYPVPGGESILDVQRRALRALETILSRHEGETVLIVAHGRFLRILLASVLSEYGLARMEALPHTNTAVNHLVYENGRFRALRLNCTAHLEEAAVDDGLPTEVAA; via the coding sequence ATGCCTGCGACCACGTTGTACTTTGTGCGGCACGGCGAGACCGATTATAACCGCAACGGCATCGTGCAGGGACGCGGCGTCGATGCGCCGCTCAACGAGCGGGGACGACGCCAGGCCGAAGCGCTCGCGCGGCGCTTTGCCGCCGTCCCGCTGGATGCCATCTACGCCAGCCCGCTGCGACGCGCGCTGGAGACGGCCGAAGCGGTGCGTCGGTATCATCCTGAGGTGCCGTTCTACCAACTGGCCGATCTGGAAGAAATGGACTGGGGCGATCTGGAAGGAAAACCCTATGCGCCCCCTTACGACGCGAAGATTCGTGCCATTTACGAGCGCTGGCGGGCCGGCGACTACGACTATCCGGTTCCCGGGGGCGAGTCCATTCTGGACGTGCAGCGCCGTGCGCTGCGGGCGCTGGAAACCATCCTGAGCCGCCATGAGGGAGAGACCGTGCTGATCGTCGCGCACGGCCGGTTTCTGCGCATTCTGCTGGCTTCTGTACTGTCCGAGTACGGACTGGCCCGCATGGAGGCCCTTCCACACACGAACACGGCCGTCAATCATCTGGTCTATGAAAACGGCCGTTTCCGGGCGCTCCGGTTGAACTGTACGGCACACCTGGAGGAAGCGGCGGTGGACGACGGACTTCCGACGGAGGTGGCGGCATGA